TATAAAATGATCTCACCGCCAGCGGTCTCAACACGTAATACGTTTTGTCCGCTCAAACCGCGCTCGCGCACGAACTGCGCAAAACAGCGCGCGCCGTTGCCGCAATTTTCAACCTCACCGCCGTCGGCATTAAAAATGCGATAGCGAAAGTCATTTTGTGGCAGCTCTGGTGGCTCGACAATCAATATTTGATCGCAACCTATGCCAAAATGTCGATCAGCCAACTGCCGCATTTGTGCCGGCTCTGCACGAAAGCTTTGTGTAACAGCATCGATAACAATAAAGTCGTTACCAATGCCGTGCATCTTGGTAAACCGAAGCATCATAATAAAAGCCCTATATTGGCAACAACGACTCTCCGCGCATGAGATCGGTAATCGTCTCGCGCTCGCGTATCAAATACGCTGAATCCTTATCGACCATTACCTCAGCCACTTTGGGTCGACTGTTATAGTTTGATGCCATTGTAAAACCATAAGCACCGGCAGAAAATTGCGCCAGCACGTCACCCGAGGTTAACGCCAGCTGCCTATCTTTGGCCAAAAAGTCGCCTGTCTCACAAACTGGACCAACTAAATCGAATTCAGCCTGCAGTCGTTCTTTACCATCATCCGCGCGTTCAATGCGCTGCATATCCATCCAGGCGCTATACAGGGATGGACGAATCATATCATTCATCGCCGCATCAATAATCGCAAAATGCTTATCGCCGTTACTCTTTAAGTATTCGACTTGGGTTAATAAAATACCCGCATTAGCAGCAATAGATCGGCCTGGCTCTAACACTAGCGATAAATTTCTAGCATCAAGTTTTTGCTTTACTCGGGTTATATAATCGGCAATGTTTGGCGGCTGCTCATCTTTATAGACAACACCGATGCCGCCACCTAAGTCAATATGCTCAAGACCAATCCCTAACGCGGACAGCTGATCGACCAATTCTAGCACTTTGTCCAATGCATCAAGAAATGGCTCAACATCCGTTAATTGAGAACCAATATGACAATCAACACCAATAACATCAATAAATGATAGCGCTGCTGCGCGCTGGTAAACCGCCAGCACGTCATCAAAATTCACCCCAAATTTATTCTCTTTGAGTCCAGTTGAGATATATGGATGGGTATTCGCATCAACATCGGGGTTAACCCGAATAGACACCGGCGCCGGCATCTTCATAGACTCGGCCACCGCTGCCAATCGCTCTAATTCTGCCGCCGACTCAATATTAAAACAGTGGATACCCACCTCAAGTGCCCGCGCCATTTCAGCTTCTGTTTTAGCGACGCCTGAAAAGACAATTTTTTCTGGGTTGCCGCCTGCTGCCAACACGCGCTCAAGCTCGCCCTGTGAAACGATATCAAATCCGGCACCTAGGCGCGCCAGAATGTTCAGTACCGCAATATTTGAGTTGGCTTTTACCGCATAGCATATCAAGTCATCGTCCGAAACAGCCTCAGCATAGGCATTAAAATGTGCCTCGAAAGCCGCGCGTGAATAGATATATGCAGGCGTTCCAAATTGCTTGGCAAGCTCAGAGGCAGGCATATTTTCTATAAATAGGGATTGGTTTCTATACTCAAAAGATGACATATCTGTTTCACGAATCTATAGGCAAAGGTTTACAATAAACTAAGTTTGAGGCACAAAACCAAACATTACTTTGCCGAGACTTTATCGGGTTCCGGTTGCGGTTGCGGTAAGTACAGCGGGCCTGTTTGCCCACAAGCTTGTAGCACCAGGCTTATACCAATGAGCCAGCAAGTGCGCTTTATGATCAGGTATGACATAGGCAAACGAGGTTAACGTAAAAACCATTGTAGTAAGGATAAGAAAATTTTAGCCATTATAACTAAACTGACCTGCGCAAGGCAGCGCTTTATTGGAATTTGCACGATATTGCTACTGGCCACCCCTGAGTTGGCGCTAGCGAGCTTAACTGTGAGAAATTACAGCGTGATTGGGCAAGGTATCGGCATGATTGGCCTGCAGCCAGACACTGGGACTATTGCAGCGCAACAGCAACTGCATTTTCAGCAAGTCATAAGCAATCAATTTATACTCGATGCTGAAAACACTGGCCTCAGTATTGATGTTGAGAGTTACAACACCGAAGTCTTTTACCGCTTAAAACGACAACAATTCGAGTTTGCCCTGCAGTTGAATCTGCTTGCCTATAGCCGGGGCTTTTTAGACAGCTCAATCGAGCGGTTTCACGACTTATTCGGCATGCCAAATGGCGGCCGAGAGTTTGTTAAACAAAATCAATTCAGCATTGCTATAGACGGCGATAAAAACTACTTATTTGACTCCCCCAGCAGCGGCCTCGGCGACACGAGACTTCTAGCGCGATATCATTTTCACCCTCAACATTCACTGATTTCACAAATAAAACTGCCGACCGAATCCGAACAAGAGTTTGGTAGCGGCAGTACCGACCTTGCGATTGCCCTGCGTCACAGCTGGCCAGTTGCCAACTTTGCTTGGCATGCGCAATACGGTGTGGTGTGGGTAGGCGAGCGTAGCTGGCTTAATGACAACAAGGCCGACTTTGTCGCTCAGCTAAGCGCTGCTTTAGAAGCTAAAATTACCGCACGACATAGCATTAACTTTCAACTTGATATGCACAGCCGACTGTATAAATCAGCAGCTGAGTTATACGAACAAGCTTTTTTTAATGATGCTGCCACTGCCTCGATAAGCTACCAATATAGCGGGCAAGAATATCAGTTTCAGGCTGCTTTTTTAGAGGATATTATTGTTGAATCATCGCCCGATATCAGCTTTTTATTCTCAATCAATAAATCATTCGACATTCACGCTAAATGACTATTCATATCGCTTTATTCGAGCCAGAAATTCCACCCAATACTGGCAATATCATTCGCCTATGTGCAAATACCTGCAGTGTACTCCATTTGATTGAGCCGCTGGGTTTCGACATGGATACCAAAAAGCTGCGCCGAGCTGGGCTCGATTATCACGAATTTACCGATATTCAACGCCATGCAGACTATCAGAGCTTTCTTAAACAGGTTGAGGGCCAACGTATTTTTGGTTTAAGCACCAAGGGCAGCAAAGCCTATACCGATATTCACTATCAAAGTGGCGATGTACTGTTATTTGGCCCGGAAACTCGCGGGCTGCCTGAAAGCATTCGTGAGCACACTGCGCTCAGTGAACTACTCACCATTCCGATGGCCGCTAACAGCCGCAGCCTAAACCTTTCGAACTCCGTAGCGATAGTATGCTTAGAAGCTTGGCGACAGCTGGACTTTAATTATAGTTAGTACTTACCAACTGTTTTATTCAAGCAACGCTGTACGATGCGGCAACCGCCAATCAGCGTCACTTAATTAATGGTCGCATCGGCGGCTTTTTGCTGCTCTTGCTTCGCCATAGCCTGCCGGAATAAGGCATCAAAATTCATTGGTGCCAACATCAGTGGAGGAAAACTGCCACGCGTCACTAAGGCATCAACCGTTTCACGGGCGTAAGGGAAAAGAATATCTGGACAGTTGACAGCGTGCAGCTGACGCAGCTGATCTTGGCTAAAGCCCTGGCACTGGAAGATACCCGCCTGTTGAATTTCACATAAAAAACCGACTTGCTCATTTTCCAGCTTGGCAGTAATGGTAAAGGTAAGAGTAACTTCAAATAAAGTATCATCGAGCTTTTCAGTGCGTGTATTCATATCCAATTGCACTTTTGGCTTCCAAGCGGTTTTAAAAACCTCTGCACCCGTTGGGGTCTCAAATGATACATCTTTTAAGTAAATGCGTTGAATTGCGAAATTTTGTTCTGCCATGATTTTTCCTGACTCTGTATAGCTAATTTAGCGCTGTTTAGGCTTGCAACAGCTTATCAAGCTGACCTGAACGCTCAGCTGCGATTAATTCGGTGCAGCCACCAATATGGGTATCACCAACCCAGATTTGTGGCACGGTGTGCACACCTCCGGCCTTAGCCGTCATCTCTCGGCGTAACTCCGCTTTTCCGTCGACAGCAATTTCATCAAACGAAAGCTGCTTAGCCGTCAATAATTGTTTTGCTCGAACGCAAAAAGGGCAAAACCGAGTGGTATAGATAACAATATTAGGCATGGATAAACTTCTCTTTACTGCAGGTGTAATGAATCCGCTGGCTCGTTGAGGCGATTACTTCACCAACGGCATACTTGACGCCTGCCACTCACTGATGCCGCCAGACAGTTTAAAGACTTGCTCAAAACCTGCTGCCCGCAGCTGCTTGCCAACAGTACCCGATGACTGACCCATTTTACAAACGACAACGATCGGCTTCTGCTTATAGTCATTCAGCTCAGAAAGCCTAGACTGAAACTCATTTAAAGGAATATGCAATGACTCAGTGATATGACCAGCACGAAAATCTTTACCTTCTCGGATATCCAGCACCACGGCGTTTTCTTGATTCACCAAACTTGCAAGCTGCTGTGGTGAGATCGCAGCGCCGCCTTTTCGCGACTCGTGTTTGAATAACAGAAAAACCGAAAACAATAGTGCAGCAACCAGAATGTACTGCTCAAGTATAAACTCTAAGAACATAAAACACCTTACTTTGTAAGCTTGCGCATTATACGGTAATGGCCAAAGAATGCACTTTTCGGTAGAATATTTCTTTTTTAAATTCTGCTCTGCAAGACAACGCTTAAATGATGACAACGCCTGCGAAAAAGCCAAACGTATTATTGATTTTAGATGGCTGGGGTGAGCGCCAGGAAAAAGCCGATAACGCCATTTTAAATGCCCAAACGCCAACTTGGGATAAACTTATAAGTGAGCACCCACATACCCAAGTAGCCACATCTGGCCTGGCTGTTGGGTTGCCGGATGGGCAAATGGGCAACTCAGAAGTGGGCCATATGAGCCTTGGTTCTGGACGTGTGGTCTATCAAAATATCACCCGCATTGACAAAGCGATTGCTGAAGGCGAGTTTTTTCACAACCACGCCTACTGTCAAGCCATTGATCACGCCGTTGCAGCTGGTAAGGCAGTCCACATCACAGGCTTATTATCACCCGGCGGCGTGCATAGTCACCAGGCACATATTTTTGCCATGATTGAAATGGCTAAGCAACGAGGCGCAACATCTATTTACGTCCATGCAATCTTAGACGGCCGTGATACAGCCCCTCGAAGCGCTGAAGCTTATCTAGCCGAGCTGCAACAAGTGTGCGACCAAAACGGTGCAGTTATCGCATCTATAATTGGGCGATACTTCGCGATGGACAGGGATAATCGCTGGGATCGCGTTGAACTTGCCTACCGCTTAATGACCGAATTATCAGCTGAGTTTAGCGCCAGTGATGCTAAAGCCGGGCTGGCAGCCGCCTACGCGCGCGGTGAAAATGATGAATTTGTCGCTGCAACAGCACTCACAGATGGTGCCGCCATTAGCGCAGGCGACGCCGTGATCTTCATGAACTTTCGCGCTGATCGCGCGCGAGAATTATCCAAAGCCTTTGTCAGTGATAGTTTCGACGGCTTTGCTCGCGGCGCACGATTGCCGCTAACCGACTTTGTGATGACAACAGAATATGCCGACGATATTGATGCTCCGGTTGCCTTCGCACCTGAAAGCCTCAACAATGTACTTGGCCAATACCTGAGCGATCAACATAAAACGCAGCTTCGCATCGCTGAAACCGAGAAGTATGCGCATGTGACCTTTTTCTTCTCTGGCGGACAAGAAGCTTTATTTGATGGCGAGCAACGTGAATTAATCCCCTCACCTGACGTTGCCACCTACGACCTAAAACCTGAAATGAGCGCACCTGAAGTCACTGAAAAACTGGTTGCCGCGATACATTCAGGCGCATATGACTGCATCATCTGCAATTATGCGAACGGTGATATGGTTGGCCACACTGGTGTCTATGAGGCTGCGGTGCAGGCGGTCGAAGCGATTGATACTGCCTTGCAGCAAGTAACTGAGGCCGTATTGGCCGTCGGCGGCAACTGCCTGATCACTGCCGACCACGGCAACTGCGAGCAAATGCTTGACTATGAGACCAATCAACCGCACACCCAACACACGCTTGAAAAGGTGCCCTTGGTTTACGTCGGCGAGCACAGTCATGCAGCATTTTGCGCGACAACGGGAAAATTAGCCGATGTGGCTCCAACCTTATTAGCCCTCATGCAACTTGAACAGCCCGATGAAATGACGGGCCAAAATTTGCTCAAGTTTTAGCTTTGACTGGCTTGCAGGCAAACTGGCAACGCCTGACGCTGCTACTAGTGTGCATTGCTTCGCAATCACTCTGCTTTGCAGAATCTGCAAGCCATGCCGATCTTAAACAGATCGACCAGCAAATTACCCAGCAAAAGAACATCATTGCTGAGCAGCAGAAACAGTTCGAGCAGCAACAGAGTCAACTCAAAACGACCGAAATCTCGATTGCTCAAGCCAGCAAGCAAGTTAAAAGCCTAGAGCAGCAAATTAGCCAACAGCAGTCCGAGCTTAAACGACTTGAGTCACAGCAAACGCAACTGCTTCAAAGACAGCGACAGCAGGAAAAACGCATAGCCGAGCAGATTCAAACCAGTTTTAAACTGGGTCGCGAGAAACGCATCAAACTCTTATTAAATCAACAAGACCCAGCACAGTTAAGTCGCATGCTCATTTACGCGGATTATTTTAACAAAGCGCGCATTGCCGCTATGCAGGCTTACCAGAAAACTGTCAGCGAAATTAACGCCATCAAGCCCGCCCTTGCGGAAGAAACCGAAAACTTACTCGCCAGCAAAGCTGCGTTAGTCAGCCAACAAAAACAATTGAATGCCGATTTTAAGCAGCGCCAACAGATTATTAGCGATCTAAATCGCAATATTTTAAGTGAGACCGACAAGCTCAAGCAGCTGCAACTTGATCAACAGCGATTAAAAAAATTGTTAGCTGAAGTCGAAATCGCCGTGATGCAGATCAAGCTGCCTGCAGATACTAAACCTTTTAAAGTCATGCGAAAAAAACTGCCTTGGCCGGTAAAGGGCAAATATCAAAACTTATATGGCAAGTCTTATCAAAATAGCGCATTACAATATGAAGGCGATATATTCTATGCAGACCTGGGACAACGCATTAATGCAATTCATTATGGCCAAGTCATCTTTGCAGACTGGTTTAGAGGTAAGGGGTTTTTAATCATCATTGATCACGGCGAGGGCTTTATGAGCCTTTATGCACACAATCAAAGCCTGATGAAAGATGTTGGCGAATGGGTAAGCCAAGGTGAGCAAATAGCCACGCTAGGCAATAGCGGCGGCCTTGATCGCGCGCAACTTTATTTCGAGATACGGCAGGCAGGTAAACCAGAAAACCCAAAAAAGTGGCTTAAATCACGCTAACTTGCACAATGTTACACAATGCCTAACATGCACACTTGCTTAGATAGCGGTCACTGGCATAATGGCCTTATAATTTAAATACACCTATAGCCATGCCACACACACTTCTAAGTATCATCGTTTTTGCTTTTTTTATTTTGCCTATCAGTCTGCTAGCGAACGTCGACACTCCTACTGCCGCAGATACAAAGCGCAGCTATCGCTTCACCTTACAATCGCTAAAACCAAGAGTTGCCATCATCATCGACGATATTGGCTATAATATTCCACTTGGCCAGCGCACGGTAAACTTACCCGGCGCACTGACTCTAGCGGTTTTGCCCAAGACACCCGGCGCAGTCAGCTTGGCAAAAGCGGGCTTCACCGCCGGCAAAGAAATTATTTTGCATGCACCAATGAGCAATCATCACGATAAAAAATTGGGCCCTGGTGGACTAACTGAACAGCTCAGTGAAATTGACTTTAAACGCACGCTGAATCAGAGCATTGACAGTGTTCCGCATGCTGTTGGGGTCAATAATCATATGGGTTCAAAACTCACCACACAGAGCCAACCCATGCAGTGGGTAATGGAAATACTGGCAGCTAGAAATATGTATTTTATTGATAGCGTTACCCATGGTGAGTCGGTTGCTTATCAAACGGCTAGACGACTGGGCATTGTTACCAGTAAACGTGATATATTTCTCGATAATGACGTCTCAGAACTCGCGATTAGCCGTCAGTTTGACAAATTAATTCGACTGGCACAGCTACAAGGTTACGCGATTGCCATTGGCCACCCTTACCAAGAAACCTTGAATATTTTAGAGCAGCGCCTGCCAGAACTACAACAACATAATATTGATTTAATTCATATCTCCAAGCTGCTTAATTTTAAAACCGATAACACTCTTGCCAGCAATCCATAGCAAGCAACCTAAGCCGAAGCATTATGACAATTTTTCGCCCCTGTATTGATATTCATCAAGGTCAAGTCAAACAAATTGTCGGCGGCAGCCTTAATGATAATGGCGCGAAGACGAATTTTGTTAGCAAGCACGATGCTGCTTGGTATGCCGAACTTTATAGAGAACATCAACTCTGCGGTGGCCATGTCATTTCTCTTGGGCAAGGTAATCAAGAGCAAGCCTTAGCTGCACTTAAAGCATGGCCTCAGGGACTACAATATGGCGGCGGCGTGACGCTCGAGAATGCTGCCGACTATCTAGCAGCCGGTGCCTCACATGTTATTGTGACCTCCTGGTTATTTGAGGGCGACATGTTCTCCTGGTCTCGGCTTGAGCAATTAGTCAGTGAAATTGGTAAACAGCATCTGGTGCTCGACCTCAGCTGTCGCAAAGTTGAGGACAGCTGGTATATTGCAACCAATCGCTGGCAAACCATTACTTCCACTGAGCTATCTGTGGAAAACTTGCAAGCACTCAGCGAGCACTGCGCCGAATTTCTGATTCATGCCGCCGATGTCGAAGGTTTACAGGCTGGGATTGATCAACGCTTAGTGAGCTTTCTTGGCCGCCACAGTCATATACCCATGACTTATGCCGGCGGTGCGAGGAGTATTGCAGACTTAAGGCTGGTGAGTAAGCTATCGCAACAGCGGGTTGATCTCACCATAGGCAGTGCACTTGATATTTTTGGTGGCCAGGGCGCAAGTCTTACAGAATGCATAGAATTCAATAAAAATCAGTAATTTACAGTGCTTTTATAAAATAAATTCTAGTTTTTTGTTATAAAGTATTGTCTTTATCACTTCTTTATCTATAATCGAATTTAAGTATTTAACTTAAACATATGTTTTTATTAAATATATCAGGAAATTCGATGTCATCTTTTCAAGACCAAACACCGTTGATTACAGCTAATGGCATGCGTAGAAGTCGATTTTCACAACGTCAGGGCGAGTGGTTTTTAATGACCAGTGAAGGGGTTGAGCTTGGCCCTTTTGAA
The Pseudomonadales bacterium DNA segment above includes these coding regions:
- a CDS encoding divergent polysaccharide deacetylase family protein; the encoded protein is MPHTLLSIIVFAFFILPISLLANVDTPTAADTKRSYRFTLQSLKPRVAIIIDDIGYNIPLGQRTVNLPGALTLAVLPKTPGAVSLAKAGFTAGKEIILHAPMSNHHDKKLGPGGLTEQLSEIDFKRTLNQSIDSVPHAVGVNNHMGSKLTTQSQPMQWVMEILAARNMYFIDSVTHGESVAYQTARRLGIVTSKRDIFLDNDVSELAISRQFDKLIRLAQLQGYAIAIGHPYQETLNILEQRLPELQQHNIDLIHISKLLNFKTDNTLASNP
- the grxC gene encoding glutaredoxin 3, which translates into the protein MPNIVIYTTRFCPFCVRAKQLLTAKQLSFDEIAVDGKAELRREMTAKAGGVHTVPQIWVGDTHIGGCTELIAAERSGQLDKLLQA
- a CDS encoding rhodanese-like domain-containing protein, whose product is MFLEFILEQYILVAALLFSVFLLFKHESRKGGAAISPQQLASLVNQENAVVLDIREGKDFRAGHITESLHIPLNEFQSRLSELNDYKQKPIVVVCKMGQSSGTVGKQLRAAGFEQVFKLSGGISEWQASSMPLVK
- a CDS encoding peptidoglycan DD-metalloendopeptidase family protein — translated: MTGLQANWQRLTLLLVCIASQSLCFAESASHADLKQIDQQITQQKNIIAEQQKQFEQQQSQLKTTEISIAQASKQVKSLEQQISQQQSELKRLESQQTQLLQRQRQQEKRIAEQIQTSFKLGREKRIKLLLNQQDPAQLSRMLIYADYFNKARIAAMQAYQKTVSEINAIKPALAEETENLLASKAALVSQQKQLNADFKQRQQIISDLNRNILSETDKLKQLQLDQQRLKKLLAEVEIAVMQIKLPADTKPFKVMRKKLPWPVKGKYQNLYGKSYQNSALQYEGDIFYADLGQRINAIHYGQVIFADWFRGKGFLIIIDHGEGFMSLYAHNQSLMKDVGEWVSQGEQIATLGNSGGLDRAQLYFEIRQAGKPENPKKWLKSR
- the trmL gene encoding tRNA (uridine(34)/cytosine(34)/5-carboxymethylaminomethyluridine(34)-2'-O)-methyltransferase TrmL, coding for MTIHIALFEPEIPPNTGNIIRLCANTCSVLHLIEPLGFDMDTKKLRRAGLDYHEFTDIQRHADYQSFLKQVEGQRIFGLSTKGSKAYTDIHYQSGDVLLFGPETRGLPESIREHTALSELLTIPMAANSRSLNLSNSVAIVCLEAWRQLDFNYS
- a CDS encoding lipoprotein; the protein is MKRTCWLIGISLVLQACGQTGPLYLPQPQPEPDKVSAK
- a CDS encoding 2,3-bisphosphoglycerate-independent phosphoglycerate mutase, with the protein product MMTTPAKKPNVLLILDGWGERQEKADNAILNAQTPTWDKLISEHPHTQVATSGLAVGLPDGQMGNSEVGHMSLGSGRVVYQNITRIDKAIAEGEFFHNHAYCQAIDHAVAAGKAVHITGLLSPGGVHSHQAHIFAMIEMAKQRGATSIYVHAILDGRDTAPRSAEAYLAELQQVCDQNGAVIASIIGRYFAMDRDNRWDRVELAYRLMTELSAEFSASDAKAGLAAAYARGENDEFVAATALTDGAAISAGDAVIFMNFRADRARELSKAFVSDSFDGFARGARLPLTDFVMTTEYADDIDAPVAFAPESLNNVLGQYLSDQHKTQLRIAETEKYAHVTFFFSGGQEALFDGEQRELIPSPDVATYDLKPEMSAPEVTEKLVAAIHSGAYDCIICNYANGDMVGHTGVYEAAVQAVEAIDTALQQVTEAVLAVGGNCLITADHGNCEQMLDYETNQPHTQHTLEKVPLVYVGEHSHAAFCATTGKLADVAPTLLALMQLEQPDEMTGQNLLKF
- a CDS encoding DUF3187 family protein, yielding MRNYSVIGQGIGMIGLQPDTGTIAAQQQLHFQQVISNQFILDAENTGLSIDVESYNTEVFYRLKRQQFEFALQLNLLAYSRGFLDSSIERFHDLFGMPNGGREFVKQNQFSIAIDGDKNYLFDSPSSGLGDTRLLARYHFHPQHSLISQIKLPTESEQEFGSGSTDLAIALRHSWPVANFAWHAQYGVVWVGERSWLNDNKADFVAQLSAALEAKITARHSINFQLDMHSRLYKSAAELYEQAFFNDAATASISYQYSGQEYQFQAAFLEDIIVESSPDISFLFSINKSFDIHAK
- the secB gene encoding protein-export chaperone SecB; the protein is MAEQNFAIQRIYLKDVSFETPTGAEVFKTAWKPKVQLDMNTRTEKLDDTLFEVTLTFTITAKLENEQVGFLCEIQQAGIFQCQGFSQDQLRQLHAVNCPDILFPYARETVDALVTRGSFPPLMLAPMNFDALFRQAMAKQEQQKAADATIN
- the hisA gene encoding phosphoribosylformimino-5-aminoimidazole carboxamide ribotide isomerase, coding for MTIFRPCIDIHQGQVKQIVGGSLNDNGAKTNFVSKHDAAWYAELYREHQLCGGHVISLGQGNQEQALAALKAWPQGLQYGGGVTLENAADYLAAGASHVIVTSWLFEGDMFSWSRLEQLVSEIGKQHLVLDLSCRKVEDSWYIATNRWQTITSTELSVENLQALSEHCAEFLIHAADVEGLQAGIDQRLVSFLGRHSHIPMTYAGGARSIADLRLVSKLSQQRVDLTIGSALDIFGGQGASLTECIEFNKNQ
- the lysA gene encoding diaminopimelate decarboxylase encodes the protein MSSFEYRNQSLFIENMPASELAKQFGTPAYIYSRAAFEAHFNAYAEAVSDDDLICYAVKANSNIAVLNILARLGAGFDIVSQGELERVLAAGGNPEKIVFSGVAKTEAEMARALEVGIHCFNIESAAELERLAAVAESMKMPAPVSIRVNPDVDANTHPYISTGLKENKFGVNFDDVLAVYQRAAALSFIDVIGVDCHIGSQLTDVEPFLDALDKVLELVDQLSALGIGLEHIDLGGGIGVVYKDEQPPNIADYITRVKQKLDARNLSLVLEPGRSIAANAGILLTQVEYLKSNGDKHFAIIDAAMNDMIRPSLYSAWMDMQRIERADDGKERLQAEFDLVGPVCETGDFLAKDRQLALTSGDVLAQFSAGAYGFTMASNYNSRPKVAEVMVDKDSAYLIRERETITDLMRGESLLPI
- the dapF gene encoding diaminopimelate epimerase codes for the protein MMLRFTKMHGIGNDFIVIDAVTQSFRAEPAQMRQLADRHFGIGCDQILIVEPPELPQNDFRYRIFNADGGEVENCGNGARCFAQFVRERGLSGQNVLRVETAGGEIILYFEAEGIRVDMGQPVFEPANIPFQAEQQQLSYPVT